In one Desulfoferula mesophila genomic region, the following are encoded:
- a CDS encoding ASKHA domain-containing protein yields the protein MIVRFEPFGVEVEAKAGDRLLDLALEAGVHINASCGGEGVCGKCRVHIEQGQVQGGLSEKISAADAEQGVRLACQSVIQEDLVVRIPVDSAMDKAGLAALASGPAKIAKLIGAEELKEQGRFQPALVKVLVSAPPPSLEDNRNDVARLLTALKAAGEHSFVFDFEAIRDLPDAWRDGDWTVTTTIMRPVDPAKGRNHVIRVEPGDTTARNLAVAIDLGTTTVWAQLIDLGSGEIIGTEGDFNEQISYGEDVISRIVYAGKPGGLEKVRQAAVRSINKVLHQLSKKTQNDLSEVSLATLAGNTTMTQLFLGVQPKYIRLEPYVPSAAYYPPIKAKEFGLELPDHVSTLVFPSVASYVGGDVVAGVMGVGMHRDEALTLFIDLGTNGEVVVGNKDWMACAAASAGPAFEGGGIKFGMRASKGAIENFSVDPFTGEPALVTVGHAKPKGICGSGLIAVVAALLMTGLIDERGHFQVDHPSDRLRVGDDGPEYVLAWAKDTAIGRDIALTEPDVDNLLRAKAAMYAAYMTLLEGVGLSIQDLERVILAGGFGQSINLERATIIGLLPEMEPERFMFVGNGSLLGARLVAMSNPLRGDVGGIVEQMTNFELSVAPGYMDNYTGSQFLPHTEAKTLFPEAYAKLEETKAAIKAAAK from the coding sequence ATGATAGTTCGCTTCGAGCCGTTCGGTGTGGAGGTTGAAGCCAAGGCGGGCGACCGCCTTTTGGATTTGGCCCTGGAGGCAGGGGTTCACATCAACGCGTCGTGCGGCGGCGAGGGGGTCTGCGGCAAATGCCGGGTGCACATAGAACAGGGACAGGTGCAAGGCGGCCTCAGTGAAAAGATCAGCGCCGCCGACGCGGAGCAGGGGGTGCGCCTGGCCTGCCAAAGCGTCATCCAGGAAGACCTGGTGGTGCGCATCCCCGTGGATTCGGCCATGGACAAGGCTGGTCTGGCCGCGCTGGCCAGCGGGCCCGCCAAGATAGCCAAGCTGATCGGGGCCGAGGAGCTCAAGGAACAGGGCCGTTTCCAGCCTGCCTTGGTCAAGGTGTTGGTCAGCGCGCCGCCTCCCTCCCTGGAAGACAACCGCAACGACGTGGCCCGGCTGCTCACCGCCCTCAAGGCGGCGGGCGAGCACAGCTTCGTTTTCGATTTCGAGGCCATCCGCGATCTGCCCGACGCCTGGCGCGACGGCGACTGGACCGTGACCACCACCATCATGCGGCCGGTGGACCCGGCCAAGGGGCGCAACCACGTCATCCGGGTGGAGCCCGGAGACACCACGGCCCGCAACCTGGCCGTGGCTATCGACCTGGGCACCACCACAGTATGGGCCCAGCTCATCGACCTGGGCAGCGGCGAGATCATCGGCACCGAGGGCGATTTCAACGAGCAGATATCCTACGGCGAGGACGTGATCAGCCGTATCGTGTACGCGGGCAAGCCCGGCGGCCTGGAAAAGGTGCGCCAGGCGGCGGTGCGCTCCATCAACAAGGTGCTGCACCAGCTGTCCAAAAAGACCCAAAACGATCTCAGCGAGGTGAGCCTGGCCACCCTGGCCGGCAACACCACCATGACCCAGCTCTTCCTGGGGGTGCAGCCCAAGTACATCCGCCTGGAGCCCTACGTGCCCAGCGCGGCCTACTACCCGCCGATCAAGGCCAAGGAGTTCGGCCTGGAGCTGCCCGACCACGTATCCACCCTGGTCTTCCCCTCGGTGGCCTCCTACGTGGGCGGCGACGTGGTGGCCGGGGTCATGGGCGTGGGTATGCACCGCGACGAAGCCTTGACCCTGTTCATCGACCTGGGCACCAACGGCGAGGTGGTGGTGGGCAACAAGGACTGGATGGCCTGCGCCGCGGCCAGCGCCGGGCCCGCCTTCGAGGGCGGGGGCATCAAGTTCGGCATGCGCGCCTCCAAGGGGGCCATCGAAAACTTCTCGGTGGACCCCTTCACCGGCGAGCCCGCCCTGGTCACCGTGGGCCACGCCAAGCCCAAGGGCATCTGCGGCTCGGGCCTCATCGCCGTGGTGGCCGCCCTGCTCATGACCGGACTCATCGACGAGCGGGGTCACTTCCAGGTGGACCACCCCAGCGATCGCCTCAGGGTGGGCGACGACGGCCCCGAGTACGTGCTGGCCTGGGCCAAGGACACGGCCATCGGCCGGGACATCGCCCTCACCGAGCCGGACGTGGACAACCTTTTGCGGGCCAAGGCGGCCATGTATGCCGCCTACATGACCCTCTTGGAAGGGGTGGGCCTGTCCATCCAGGACCTGGAGCGGGTCATCCTGGCCGGCGGTTTCGGCCAGTCCATCAACCTGGAGCGGGCCACCATCATCGGCCTGCTGCCCGAGATGGAACCGGAGCGCTTCATGTTCGTGGGCAACGGCTCCCTTTTGGGCGCGCGCTTGGTGGCCATGAGCAACCCGCTCAGGGGCGATGTGGGCGGCATAGTGGAGCAGATGACCAACTTCGAGCTTTCGGTGGCTCCGGGCTACATGGACAACTACACCGGCAGCCAGTTCCTGCCCCACACCGAGGCCAAGACCCTGTTCCCCGAGGCCTACGCCAAGTTGGAGGAGACCAAGGCGGCCATCAAGGCGGCGGCCAAGTAG
- a CDS encoding homoserine dehydrogenase yields the protein MANKAVKVGLLGLGTVGGGVARLLMEKRAELSAYLGVDLQLARAVDLEPARAEELGLAPGVFSSDSWSILEDGDIDIVVETVGGLEPARAMVLTALNKGKGVVTANKALLASHGVEIFQTARQQGVGIAFEASVGGGIPLVRSLRDSLAANRVTSCLGILNGTCNFILSRMTAEGAPFDQVLAQAQEKGYAEADPTFDVEGTDTAHKLAIVASLVTGAQPRLDDIPTEGITKITPLDIQFAGEFGFKIKLLAVLNNQGGKVEARVHPALVPHDHLLASVEGPFNALHVNGDWVGQVLLYGQGAGRRPTASAVVGDVLELARDVAAGVPGRVPPLGTQASGGRRLDLAPLDDARCQYYCRFAALDQPGVLASVARELGSFNISIEKVTQKGRQEAGPVPIVMLTHEAREADLRGALKKIDALPEIVEPTVVIRMA from the coding sequence ATGGCCAACAAAGCGGTCAAAGTCGGCCTCTTGGGCCTGGGCACCGTGGGCGGCGGGGTGGCCCGCCTGCTCATGGAAAAACGCGCCGAGCTTTCCGCCTATCTGGGCGTGGATCTCCAATTGGCCCGGGCGGTGGACCTGGAGCCTGCCCGGGCCGAGGAACTGGGCCTGGCCCCCGGCGTGTTTTCCAGCGACTCCTGGTCGATTTTGGAAGACGGCGACATCGACATCGTGGTGGAGACCGTGGGCGGCCTGGAACCGGCCAGGGCCATGGTGCTCACCGCGCTCAACAAGGGCAAGGGGGTGGTCACCGCCAACAAGGCCCTGCTGGCCAGCCATGGGGTGGAGATTTTCCAAACCGCCCGCCAGCAGGGGGTGGGCATCGCCTTCGAGGCCTCCGTGGGCGGGGGCATTCCCCTGGTGCGCTCGCTGCGCGACAGCCTGGCGGCCAACCGCGTCACCTCCTGCCTGGGTATCCTCAACGGAACCTGCAACTTCATCCTGAGCCGCATGACCGCCGAGGGCGCGCCCTTCGACCAGGTGCTGGCCCAGGCCCAGGAAAAGGGCTACGCCGAGGCCGACCCCACCTTTGACGTGGAGGGCACCGACACCGCCCACAAGCTGGCCATCGTGGCCAGCCTGGTTACCGGGGCCCAGCCTCGCCTGGACGACATCCCCACCGAGGGCATCACCAAGATCACCCCCCTGGACATCCAGTTCGCCGGGGAGTTCGGCTTCAAGATCAAACTCCTGGCGGTGCTCAACAACCAGGGCGGCAAGGTGGAGGCCAGGGTGCATCCCGCCCTGGTGCCCCACGACCATTTGCTGGCCTCGGTGGAAGGCCCCTTCAACGCCCTGCACGTGAACGGCGACTGGGTGGGCCAGGTGCTCCTCTACGGCCAAGGGGCGGGACGCCGTCCCACCGCCTCGGCGGTGGTGGGCGACGTGCTGGAGCTGGCCCGCGACGTGGCCGCCGGAGTGCCCGGCCGGGTGCCTCCCCTGGGCACCCAGGCCAGCGGCGGCCGCCGCCTGGACCTGGCCCCCCTGGACGACGCCAGGTGCCAGTACTACTGCCGCTTCGCGGCCCTGGACCAACCCGGCGTGCTGGCTTCGGTGGCCCGGGAGCTGGGCTCGTTCAACATCAGCATCGAGAAGGTGACCCAAAAAGGCCGCCAGGAAGCCGGGCCGGTGCCCATCGTCATGCTCACCCACGAGGCCCGCGAGGCCGACCTGCGCGGGGCACTCAAAAAGATAGACGCGCTGCCGGAGATCGTGGAGCCCACCGTGGTCATCCGCATGGCCTAG
- a CDS encoding N-acyl homoserine lactonase family protein, which produces MSTYKIHPIVVGLNATDQGIMTYMRGYGQAIHIPIYVFYLEGGDKKILIDTGLEDFIIPEGLEEKLGLKAEYFEDGLARLGVRPEEIDVIIHTHLHNDHCENDALCPRAKVYAQRAEIEFMNSPHPLDHRYDPDYLEGREVVALEGEAEIAPGVRVIPTPGHTPGGQSVIVDTEGSGKVLITGFCCNEKNFPSAGPAVCPGVHSDAYAAWDTVNRVKQMADSGEIDLIVPCHALWPGQQGTIA; this is translated from the coding sequence ATGAGCACCTACAAGATACATCCCATCGTGGTGGGGCTCAACGCCACGGACCAGGGGATCATGACCTACATGCGCGGCTATGGTCAGGCCATCCACATCCCCATCTACGTCTTTTATCTGGAGGGCGGAGATAAGAAGATCCTCATCGACACCGGCCTGGAGGATTTCATCATCCCCGAGGGCCTGGAAGAAAAGCTGGGGCTCAAGGCCGAATATTTCGAGGACGGCCTGGCCCGCCTGGGGGTGAGGCCCGAGGAGATCGACGTCATCATCCACACCCACTTGCACAACGACCACTGCGAGAACGACGCCCTGTGCCCCCGGGCCAAGGTCTATGCCCAGCGCGCCGAGATCGAGTTCATGAACTCTCCCCACCCCCTGGACCACCGCTACGACCCCGACTACCTGGAGGGCCGCGAGGTGGTGGCTCTGGAGGGCGAGGCCGAGATAGCGCCGGGCGTCAGGGTGATTCCCACCCCCGGCCACACGCCGGGCGGCCAGTCGGTCATCGTGGACACTGAGGGTAGCGGCAAGGTGCTCATCACCGGGTTCTGCTGCAACGAGAAAAACTTCCCCAGCGCCGGACCGGCGGTATGCCCCGGAGTGCACAGCGACGCCTACGCGGCCTGGGACACCGTGAATCGGGTCAAGCAAATGGCCGATTCCGGCGAGATCGATTTAATCGTCCCCTGCCACGCCTTGTGGCCGGGCCAACAAGGAACCATAGCCTGA
- the lpdA gene encoding dihydrolipoyl dehydrogenase: MATQVVVVGAGPGGYVAALKAASLGAKVTVVERARVGGTCLHWGCIPTKALRASAMALDTARRLSEFGLAPGGDPVVDLAAVMTRKQKVVDTQTQGIERLFQAWGVELVQGSARLDGAGRLEVTPPEGGPLALDYERLILAPGSEAVDLPGLERDGRVVINSDDALSLSQIPESLLIVGGGVVGCELAFIFQSFGCRVTLVEALDRLLPIPSLDPECSKLLLREMKKRGITVHTGRVCAALERGEQGATATLEPTPGSEAKGKAAQPLTLSAAQVLVSVGRRPAGEGLGLAEAGLTLERGALKVDRHLAAGAGIYAVGDVLGPKRPLLAHMASAEAKAAAANALGGAELVDYAVVPAVAFTAPEVAWVGLSLDQAAELGLEAETSSFMPRGLGMAQALGELAGVVKLVHEKGSGRLLGAHLVGAHVGEMVHECALALRLGASVSDIAHTIHAHPTMSEALPEAAEAALGQCLHLPPLK; the protein is encoded by the coding sequence GTGGCTACACAGGTGGTGGTGGTGGGAGCGGGTCCGGGGGGTTACGTGGCCGCGCTGAAGGCCGCCTCCCTGGGGGCCAAGGTTACCGTGGTGGAGCGGGCCCGAGTGGGCGGCACTTGCCTGCATTGGGGATGCATCCCCACCAAGGCCCTCCGGGCCAGCGCCATGGCCCTGGACACGGCCCGGCGTTTGAGCGAGTTCGGCCTGGCTCCCGGCGGTGATCCCGTGGTTGACCTGGCGGCGGTAATGACCCGCAAGCAGAAGGTGGTGGACACCCAGACCCAGGGCATCGAGCGCTTGTTCCAGGCCTGGGGGGTGGAGCTGGTGCAAGGTTCGGCCCGCCTGGACGGCGCGGGACGCCTGGAAGTTACCCCGCCGGAAGGCGGCCCCTTGGCCCTGGATTACGAGCGCCTCATCCTGGCCCCCGGCTCCGAGGCCGTGGACCTGCCCGGCCTGGAGCGCGACGGGCGGGTGGTCATCAACTCCGACGACGCCTTGAGCCTTAGCCAAATACCCGAATCGCTGCTCATCGTGGGCGGCGGGGTTGTGGGCTGCGAGCTGGCCTTCATCTTCCAGAGCTTCGGCTGCCGGGTAACTTTGGTGGAGGCCCTGGATCGCTTGCTGCCCATCCCTTCCCTGGACCCCGAATGCTCCAAGCTCTTGCTCCGGGAGATGAAGAAGCGGGGCATCACCGTGCACACCGGCCGGGTCTGCGCCGCGTTGGAGCGGGGGGAGCAGGGAGCCACGGCCACCCTGGAGCCCACCCCGGGCAGCGAGGCCAAGGGCAAGGCGGCCCAGCCGCTCACGCTGAGCGCGGCCCAGGTCTTGGTATCGGTGGGGCGCCGCCCGGCCGGGGAAGGCCTGGGCCTGGCCGAGGCGGGGCTGACGCTGGAGCGCGGGGCCCTCAAGGTGGATCGCCACCTGGCCGCCGGGGCTGGTATCTACGCGGTGGGCGACGTGCTGGGGCCCAAGCGGCCGCTGCTGGCCCACATGGCTTCGGCCGAGGCCAAGGCGGCGGCGGCCAACGCTTTGGGCGGGGCGGAGTTGGTCGATTACGCCGTGGTCCCGGCGGTGGCCTTCACCGCGCCGGAGGTGGCTTGGGTGGGGCTCAGCCTGGACCAGGCCGCCGAGCTGGGCCTGGAGGCCGAGACGTCTTCCTTCATGCCCCGCGGCTTGGGCATGGCCCAGGCGCTGGGCGAGCTAGCCGGGGTGGTCAAGCTGGTGCACGAGAAAGGCTCGGGCCGCCTGCTGGGCGCCCATCTGGTGGGGGCCCACGTCGGGGAGATGGTGCACGAATGCGCCCTGGCCCTCAGGCTGGGGGCCTCGGTGAGCGACATCGCCCACACCATCCACGCCCACCCCACCATGAGCGAGGCGCTGCCCGAGGCGGCCGAGGCCGCCCTGGGCCAATGCCTGCACCTGCCGCCGCTCAAGTAA
- a CDS encoding cofactor-independent phosphoglycerate mutase, giving the protein MKYLILVGDGMGDLPLAELDGRTPLQAANTPNMDRLAREGVLGLTRTVPPGKEPGSDTANMSLLGYDPAIYHTGRSPIEAASMGVDLAPGEIAFRCNLVTLEHSAGKTVMDNYSAGHIDSEAAARLIETLDRELGSEGLRFYAGVSYRHLLVWKDGPLRAATVPPHDRSGQSVDDVLSGGDGLELVAELTRASWPLLKGHPANAERLAQGMPAANSIWLWGQGTKPSFTTYQERFGLSGVAVSAVDLIKGLGVLAGLYPVEVPGATGWLDTNYEGKVAAALAGLDQGQVAYVHVEAPDEASHGGDLKLKMQAIEDFDRLAVGPLLKGLAQVGPHRVLLATDHFTPISTRTHGTQPVPYVLWDSQNPRQGQAGFNEADAAQGRREPEAHRLVERLVEGF; this is encoded by the coding sequence ATGAAGTACCTGATCCTGGTGGGCGACGGCATGGGCGACCTGCCCCTGGCCGAGCTGGACGGGCGCACCCCCTTGCAGGCGGCGAACACCCCCAACATGGACCGGCTGGCCCGCGAGGGAGTCCTCGGCCTCACCCGGACCGTGCCCCCCGGCAAGGAGCCGGGCAGCGACACGGCCAACATGTCCCTGTTGGGCTACGACCCGGCCATCTACCACACCGGCCGCTCGCCCATCGAAGCCGCGTCCATGGGGGTGGACCTGGCTCCCGGTGAAATAGCCTTCCGCTGCAACCTGGTCACCCTGGAACACTCCGCCGGCAAGACCGTGATGGACAACTATTCCGCCGGCCACATCGACAGCGAGGCCGCCGCCCGGCTCATCGAGACCCTGGACCGGGAGCTGGGCAGCGAGGGCCTGCGCTTTTACGCGGGGGTCAGCTACCGCCATCTGCTGGTGTGGAAGGACGGCCCCCTGAGGGCGGCCACCGTGCCGCCCCACGACCGCTCCGGCCAGAGCGTGGACGACGTGCTGAGCGGAGGCGACGGCCTGGAACTGGTGGCCGAGCTGACCCGGGCCTCCTGGCCCCTGCTCAAGGGGCACCCGGCCAACGCCGAGCGCCTGGCCCAGGGCATGCCCGCGGCCAATTCCATCTGGCTGTGGGGCCAGGGCACCAAGCCCAGCTTCACCACCTATCAGGAGCGCTTCGGCCTGAGCGGGGTGGCGGTGAGCGCGGTGGACCTCATCAAGGGCCTGGGGGTGCTGGCCGGCCTGTACCCCGTGGAGGTTCCCGGGGCCACCGGCTGGCTGGACACCAACTACGAGGGCAAGGTGGCCGCGGCCCTGGCCGGGCTGGATCAAGGCCAAGTGGCCTACGTGCACGTGGAGGCCCCGGACGAGGCCAGCCACGGCGGCGACCTCAAGCTCAAGATGCAGGCCATCGAAGACTTCGATCGCCTGGCGGTGGGGCCGCTGCTCAAGGGCCTGGCCCAGGTGGGACCCCACCGGGTGTTGTTGGCCACCGACCACTTCACCCCCATCAGCACCCGCACCCACGGCACCCAGCCGGTGCCCTACGTTCTGTGGGATTCCCAGAACCCGCGCCAAGGCCAAGCCGGCTTCAACGAGGCCGACGCGGCCCAGGGGCGCCGGGAGCCCGAGGCGCACCGGCTGGTGGAGCGCCTGGTGGAGGGCTTCTGA
- a CDS encoding DUF190 domain-containing protein encodes MNLPREAELLRVFIGEGDKYDGRLLYELIVEKAREQGLAGATVYRGILGFGANSRVHTSKVLRLSEGLPVVVEIVDTSEKIQALLPWLDEVIREGLVTLEKATVIVYRHNHGG; translated from the coding sequence ATGAACCTGCCGCGCGAGGCGGAGCTGCTGCGCGTTTTCATCGGCGAGGGCGACAAGTACGACGGCCGCCTGCTCTACGAGCTGATCGTGGAAAAGGCCCGCGAACAGGGCCTGGCCGGAGCCACGGTGTACCGGGGCATTCTAGGCTTCGGGGCCAACAGTCGGGTGCACACCTCCAAGGTGCTCCGGCTCAGCGAGGGCCTGCCCGTGGTGGTGGAGATCGTGGACACCTCCGAGAAGATCCAGGCCTTGCTGCCCTGGCTGGACGAGGTCATCCGCGAGGGCCTAGTTACCCTGGAAAAGGCCACGGTGATCGTCTACCGTCACAACCACGGCGGCTAG
- the alaC gene encoding alanine transaminase, with amino-acid sequence MQEFRRMKRLPPYVFAVVNELKMEARRRGEDIIDLGMGNPDLPTPPHVVEKLVEAARKGTNHRYSASKGITRLRHAICAWYERRYGVTLDPDTEAVATIGAKEGLSHLVLATISPGDVVLVPSPTYPIHPYSVVIAGGDLRSVPLLPGRDFFEDLLTAFRQTWPQPKMLIISFPQNPTGMVVDMEFMQKIVDFCRKHEIWIIHDFAYADLTFDDYVAPSILQVPGAKDIAVELFSMSKSYSMAGWRLGYCVGNPELINALTRIKSYLDYGVFQPIQIAGIIALNEDQACVKEIVDVYKARRDTLVNGLNRVGWDVESPKGTMFLWAKIPERWAHLGSVEFAKLLINEAKVAVSPGLGFGEYGDEYVRFALVENEQRINQAIRGLRRFFQNGD; translated from the coding sequence ATGCAAGAGTTTCGCCGGATGAAACGACTGCCGCCTTACGTTTTCGCGGTAGTCAATGAGCTCAAGATGGAAGCTCGCCGCCGTGGCGAGGATATCATCGACCTGGGGATGGGCAACCCCGATCTGCCCACTCCCCCCCATGTAGTGGAGAAATTGGTGGAAGCGGCCCGCAAGGGCACCAACCACCGCTACTCGGCTTCCAAGGGCATCACCCGGCTGCGCCACGCCATCTGCGCATGGTACGAGCGCCGCTACGGCGTAACTCTGGACCCTGACACCGAGGCCGTGGCCACCATCGGGGCCAAGGAAGGCCTCAGCCACCTGGTCCTGGCCACCATCAGCCCCGGCGACGTGGTGCTGGTCCCCAGCCCCACCTACCCCATCCACCCCTACAGCGTGGTGATCGCCGGCGGCGACTTGCGCTCGGTGCCGCTGTTGCCCGGCCGCGACTTTTTCGAAGACCTGCTCACGGCCTTCCGCCAGACCTGGCCCCAGCCCAAGATGCTGATCATCAGCTTCCCCCAGAACCCCACCGGCATGGTGGTGGACATGGAGTTCATGCAAAAGATCGTGGATTTCTGCCGCAAGCACGAAATCTGGATCATCCACGACTTCGCCTACGCCGACCTGACCTTCGACGACTACGTGGCCCCCTCCATCCTGCAGGTGCCCGGGGCCAAGGACATCGCCGTGGAGCTGTTCTCCATGTCCAAGTCCTATTCCATGGCCGGCTGGCGCCTGGGCTACTGCGTGGGCAATCCCGAGTTGATCAACGCCCTGACCCGCATCAAGAGCTATCTGGACTACGGCGTGTTCCAGCCCATCCAGATCGCGGGCATCATCGCCCTCAACGAGGACCAGGCCTGCGTCAAGGAAATCGTGGACGTGTACAAGGCCCGGCGCGACACCCTGGTAAACGGCCTGAACCGGGTGGGCTGGGACGTGGAAAGCCCCAAGGGCACCATGTTCCTGTGGGCCAAGATTCCCGAACGCTGGGCCCACCTGGGCTCGGTGGAGTTCGCCAAGCTGTTGATCAACGAGGCCAAGGTGGCGGTGAGCCCCGGCCTGGGCTTCGGCGAATACGGCGATGAGTACGTGCGCTTCGCCCTGGTGGAGAACGAACAGCGCATCAACCAGGCCATCCGCGGCCTGCGGCGCTTCTTCCAAAACGGAGACTAG
- a CDS encoding FAD-dependent oxidoreductase — protein sequence MSLNVVIIGAVAAGPKAGCRIKRLLPDSSVTMLDRDTYISYGGCGIPFYVSGDVADLQGLTSTSFHMERNPAFFKGAKGIEVLTGTEATAIDRADKIVRAKNLATGEERELPYDKLVIATGSQPFVPPIPGVELEGVVPVANLHHAEAIKNAVAQGQVGSAAVIGAGATGLEMAEALADLWGVEVHIFEMAPQILPGLGDAEMVRMMECHLAEQEGINLHLAAKVEAILGGEDGKVRAIKADGVEYEVEQVILATGYRPNSALAQEAGLELEANGGIKVNRFMQTSDPDVFAGGDCVSLTNIITHQPMYIPAGSLANRMGRVIATNVCGGQATFPGAVGSFCIKLFGLSLARTGLNQAQAEQEGLNCVAPLVVQADRAHFHPDNKLMYLKLVVEEGTRRVLGLTALGENGDAVVGRVNAVAGLLAQGALLEDVSNLELAYSPPLGAAVDVLNAAANTCENMLAGKLRPMSPQEFSRRLAEGVGGNTVVLDMRAIDNAKPFLECLAPQWCHLPQETLTQRLDEVPRDKDVVLVCNSGVRSYEGQVMLDAAGIHNTYNLSGGVAAVKKWGEPILPVKDGEG from the coding sequence GTGAGCCTTAACGTTGTCATCATCGGCGCGGTGGCGGCCGGTCCCAAGGCCGGTTGCCGCATCAAGCGCCTGTTGCCCGATTCCTCGGTCACCATGCTGGACCGGGACACCTATATCTCCTATGGCGGCTGCGGCATTCCCTTCTACGTCTCCGGCGACGTGGCCGACCTCCAGGGACTCACTTCCACCAGCTTTCACATGGAGCGCAACCCCGCCTTTTTCAAGGGCGCCAAGGGCATCGAGGTGCTGACCGGCACCGAGGCGACGGCCATCGACCGCGCCGACAAGATCGTGCGGGCCAAGAACCTGGCCACCGGCGAGGAGCGCGAGTTGCCCTACGACAAGCTGGTGATCGCCACCGGCAGCCAGCCTTTCGTGCCCCCCATTCCCGGGGTGGAGCTGGAGGGGGTGGTGCCGGTGGCCAACCTGCACCATGCCGAGGCCATCAAAAACGCGGTGGCCCAGGGGCAGGTGGGCTCCGCGGCGGTGATCGGGGCCGGGGCCACCGGCCTGGAGATGGCCGAGGCCTTGGCCGACCTGTGGGGCGTGGAGGTGCACATCTTCGAGATGGCCCCCCAGATTCTGCCCGGCCTGGGCGACGCGGAGATGGTGCGCATGATGGAGTGCCACCTGGCCGAGCAGGAGGGCATCAATCTGCACCTGGCCGCCAAGGTGGAGGCCATCCTGGGCGGCGAGGACGGCAAGGTGCGGGCCATCAAGGCCGACGGGGTGGAGTACGAGGTGGAGCAGGTGATCCTGGCCACCGGCTACCGCCCCAACAGCGCCCTGGCCCAGGAGGCGGGCCTGGAGCTGGAGGCCAACGGCGGCATCAAGGTGAACCGGTTCATGCAGACCAGCGACCCGGACGTCTTCGCCGGGGGCGACTGCGTGAGCCTGACCAACATCATCACCCACCAGCCCATGTACATTCCAGCCGGGTCCCTGGCCAACCGCATGGGCCGGGTAATCGCCACCAATGTGTGTGGCGGCCAGGCCACCTTCCCCGGCGCGGTGGGCAGCTTCTGCATCAAGCTCTTCGGCCTCAGCTTGGCCCGCACCGGCCTGAACCAGGCCCAGGCGGAGCAGGAGGGCCTAAATTGCGTGGCTCCTTTGGTGGTGCAGGCCGACCGGGCCCACTTCCACCCGGACAACAAGCTCATGTACTTGAAGCTGGTGGTGGAAGAGGGCACCCGCCGGGTGCTGGGCCTCACCGCCCTGGGCGAAAACGGCGACGCGGTGGTGGGCCGGGTCAACGCGGTGGCCGGGCTCTTGGCCCAGGGCGCGCTGCTGGAGGACGTGAGCAACTTGGAGCTGGCCTACAGCCCGCCCTTGGGCGCGGCGGTGGACGTGCTAAACGCGGCGGCCAACACCTGCGAGAACATGCTGGCCGGCAAGCTCAGGCCCATGTCTCCCCAGGAGTTCAGCCGCCGCCTGGCCGAGGGCGTGGGCGGCAACACCGTGGTGCTGGACATGCGGGCCATCGACAACGCCAAGCCCTTCCTGGAGTGCCTGGCGCCCCAATGGTGCCACCTGCCCCAGGAGACCCTGACCCAGCGCCTGGACGAGGTGCCCCGGGACAAGGACGTGGTGCTGGTGTGCAACTCCGGGGTGCGCTCCTACGAGGGCCAGGTGATGCTGGACGCCGCGGGCATCCACAACACCTACAACCTCTCGGGCGGCGTGGCCGCGGTAAAGAAATGGGGCGAGCCCATTCTGCCGGTCAAGGACGGGGAAGGGTAG
- a CDS encoding DUF2080 family transposase-associated protein translates to MPEDKSPTIETQLEERGSVKFEVHGSEVLEKQVKQSGNSGRIYLPPTWVGKRVKIIRLD, encoded by the coding sequence TTGCCGGAAGACAAGAGCCCAACAATAGAAACACAACTTGAAGAACGCGGCTCGGTTAAGTTCGAGGTGCACGGCTCCGAGGTATTGGAAAAACAGGTCAAGCAGAGCGGCAACTCCGGCCGCATCTACCTGCCGCCCACCTGGGTGGGCAAGCGCGTCAAGATCATCCGTTTGGATTAG
- the crcB gene encoding fluoride efflux transporter CrcB — protein MSKILLIALAGSLGTLARYGLGGLVHRLVPWPFPWGTLAVNLLGSFLFGLVFALAQERTMISAETRIIVLTGFMGAFTTFSTFMFETGELLRDSQWALAAGNLLLQNVVGLAAVFAGWALARAL, from the coding sequence TTGAGCAAGATACTTTTGATAGCCCTGGCCGGTTCCCTGGGAACCCTGGCTCGTTACGGCCTGGGCGGCCTAGTGCATCGCCTGGTGCCATGGCCCTTTCCCTGGGGCACCTTGGCGGTCAACCTCCTGGGCAGCTTTCTCTTCGGGCTGGTGTTCGCCCTGGCCCAGGAGCGCACCATGATCAGCGCCGAGACCCGCATCATCGTGCTCACCGGCTTCATGGGCGCCTTTACCACCTTTTCCACCTTCATGTTCGAAACCGGGGAGTTGCTCCGGGATTCCCAGTGGGCGCTGGCCGCGGGTAATCTGCTATTGCAAAACGTGGTGGGCCTGGCCGCGGTGTTCGCGGGCTGGGCCTTGGCCAGGGCGCTTTAG